The following are from one region of the Pseudomonas putida genome:
- a CDS encoding sulfate ABC transporter ATP-binding protein: protein MSIEVRNVSKRFNSFQALDNINLDINSGELVALLGPSGCGKTTLLRIIAGLETPDQGNIVFHGEDVSGHDVRDRNVGFVFQHYALFRHMSVFDNVAFGLRMKPKGERPSESKIAEKVHELLNMVQLDWLSDRYPEQLSGGQRQRIALARALAVEPKVLLLDEPFGALDAKVRKELRRWLARLHEDINLTSVFVTHDQEEAMEVADRIVVMNKGVIEQIGSPGEVYEHPANDFVYHFLGDSNRLALSEGHHVLFRPHEVSLSRHETEGHHAAEVRDIRPLGATTRVTLKVEGQSELIEAEVVKDHDSLTGLARGETLFFRPKVWQKVADI, encoded by the coding sequence ATGTCGATCGAAGTTCGTAACGTCAGCAAGCGCTTTAACAGCTTCCAGGCCCTGGACAACATCAACCTGGACATCAACAGCGGCGAGCTGGTGGCCCTGCTCGGCCCGTCCGGCTGCGGCAAGACCACCCTGCTGCGCATCATCGCCGGCCTGGAAACCCCGGACCAGGGCAATATCGTGTTCCATGGCGAGGACGTGTCGGGCCATGACGTGCGCGACCGCAACGTCGGTTTCGTGTTCCAGCACTACGCCTTGTTCCGCCACATGAGTGTGTTCGACAACGTTGCCTTCGGCCTGCGCATGAAGCCCAAGGGCGAGCGGCCGAGCGAGAGCAAGATTGCCGAGAAGGTGCATGAGCTGCTGAACATGGTGCAGCTGGACTGGCTGTCCGACCGCTACCCCGAGCAGTTGTCCGGCGGCCAGCGCCAGCGTATCGCCCTGGCCCGCGCCCTGGCGGTAGAGCCCAAGGTGCTGCTGCTGGACGAGCCGTTCGGTGCGCTGGATGCCAAAGTGCGCAAGGAGCTGCGCCGCTGGCTGGCGCGCCTGCACGAGGACATCAACCTGACGTCGGTGTTCGTCACCCACGACCAGGAAGAGGCCATGGAGGTGGCTGACCGCATCGTGGTGATGAACAAGGGCGTGATCGAGCAGATCGGCTCGCCTGGTGAGGTATACGAGCACCCTGCCAACGATTTCGTCTACCACTTCCTCGGTGACTCCAACCGCCTGGCCCTGAGCGAAGGGCATCATGTGCTGTTCCGCCCGCACGAAGTGTCGCTGTCGCGGCATGAGACCGAAGGGCACCATGCGGCCGAGGTGCGGGACATCCGGCCGTTGGGCGCGACCACGCGGGTGACCTTGAAGGTGGAAGGGCAGAGCGAGCTGATCGAGGCCGAGGTGGTCAAGGACCATG